A portion of the Etheostoma cragini isolate CJK2018 chromosome 13, CSU_Ecrag_1.0, whole genome shotgun sequence genome contains these proteins:
- the LOC117956147 gene encoding spectrin family protein isoform X1: protein MSTISPTDFDSLEIQQQYNDINNRWDLAAETDWDNENSSARLFERSRIKALADEREAVQKKTFTKWVNSHLGRVTCRIGDLYTDLRDGRMLIRLLEVLSGEQLPKPTKGRMRIHCLENVDKALQFLKEQKVHLENMGSHDIVDGNHRLTLGLIWTIILRFQIQDISVETADNKEKKSAKDALLLWCQMKTAGYPNVNIHNFTTSWRDGLAFSAIVHKHRPDVIEFDNLKRSNAHYNLQNAFNVAEKELGLTKLLDPEDVNVDQPDEKSIITYVATYYHYFSKMKALAVEGKRIGKVLDYAIEADELIEKYETLASELLQWIEQTIGTLNDRQLANSLNAVQNQLQAFNSYRTVEKPPKFTEKGNLEVLLFTIQSKMRANNQKVYIPREGKLISDINKAWERLEKAEHERELALRNELIRQEKLEMLAARFDRKAAMRETWLSENQRLVSQDNFGTDLGAVEAATRKHEAIETDIGAYWERVAAVEAVAKELEAERYHDVRRVIARRDNVLRLWEYLKELLAARRERLNAHRDLQRLFEEMRYIMDWMAEMKGRLQSQDSGKHLHDVLDLLQKHTLVEADISAQAERIKAVQGAAQRFTSYEQAYKPCEPGLVSEKVDLLGQAYEELGQLAGKRRLRLEDSHRLWQFLWDVGEEAAWIREQEQILASGDCGRDLTSALHLLSKHEAFRDEMAARFGPLSNSIAAGEALVQEGHFGAPEVTERIEDIRAQWTHLEEATKLREQSLKEAVALHQFQTDANDMEAWIMETLRQVSSQEVGHDEFSTQTLARKQREIEEEIQSHRPGIDSLHEQVQALPQAYIHFPEVDGRLPAIEQRFEELESLSAARRQALEGALALYRMFSEAGACQLWVEEKEQWLHGMEIPTKLEDLEVVQQRFETLEPEMNNLGIRVADVNQVAEQLLSSDNCSKAQINQTRDQLHNRWKEFEQLAGQKKIALESALNIQNYHLECNEIQTWMKEKTKVIESTQSLGNDLAGVMALQRKLTGMERDLEAIQGKLDDLTNEAEKLATEHPDQAGEIQGHLAGIQDVWEELNATMKRREESLGEASKLQGFLRDLDDFQSWLSRTQTAVASEDIPTSLAEAESLLAQHENIKNEVDNYKEDYEKMRAVGEEVTQGQTDAQYMFLAQRLQALDTGWHELRRMWENRHSLLAQAFDYQTFLRDAKQAEAFLNSQEYVLSHIEMPTSLQGAEEAIKKHEDFLTTTEASEEKITGVVEAGRRLINDCNANSDKIQEKVDSIQERHVKNKEAANELLTKLKDNRELQHFLQDGQELTLWINEKMLTAQDMSYDEARNLHSKWQKHQAFMAELASNKDWLDKIDKEGQALVAEKPELEPVVQQTLEDLQRQWEELEGTTRTKAQCLFDANRAELFTQSCSALDVWLKNLEGQLYSDDYGKDLTSVNILLKKHQMLEHQMEVREKEVQSLQSQALALSQEDAGLAEVDGQQRRVTDNFSNLQDPLELRRQRLLASKEAHQFNRDLEDEILWVKERMPLADSTDHGKDLPTVQLLIKKNQTLQKEIQGHQPRIDDIHRRGKTQSQVDGERQSVLEERLVELQDLWDQLIAETDKRHARLIEANRAQQFYTDAAEAEAWMGEQELHMMSEEKAKDEQSALVMVKKHQTLEQALEDYAQTIHQLANSSRLMVTSEHPESERITLRQAQVDKLYAGLKDLAEERRGRLQERLRLTQLKREVDDLEQWIAEREVVAGSHELGQDYEHVTMLRDKFREFARDTSTIGQERVDGVNGLADDLIESGHPENASVAEWKDGLNEAWADLLELIDTRTQMLAASYELHRFHQDAMEVLGRVKEKREGLPSDLGRDLNTVQHLHRQHNTFENDIQALSGQVNQVQDDAARLQKAYAGEKADDINRSEHAVTSAWEGLLEAGQARRLLLLDTVEKFRFFNMVRDLMLWMDGVNLQIDAHDSPRDVSSAGLVIANHQDIKSEIETRADSFTACIEMGNTLINNNHYAADEIREKLAQLQEKREKINKKWQDKMDHLQIVLEVLQFGRDAYVAESWLAGQEPLVRAAELGSNVDEVESLIKRHEAFEKLAAAWEDRFVLLEKLTTLEEHEMQRRREEEERARRPPTPPPAEVAQSEAESHAHDSAARTSLDQTTLNQSVSVNGVHSDNDTSQQLLSLSLSVGKKSEPKRVCKPKQPERGSETESVNGPGRDSGLASSRLDPSATLPSRGGAESESNTMEGMLCRKQEMESHGKKSASRSWQNVYCVLRKGSLGFYKDGKSASNGIPYHGEVPISLGEAVCEVANDYKKRKFVFKLRLGDGKEYLFQAKDEAEMSSWIRSIISSIPTGTEDSPVGPRALSRAMTMPPISPSSGDAGGVTMRNKDGKEKDREKRFSFFGKKK, encoded by the exons ATGAGCGTGAAGCAGTACAGAAGAAGACCTTCACCAAATGGGTAAACTCTCACTTAGGCCGAGTGACCTGTCGCATTGGTGACTTGTACACCGACCTACGCGATGGCCGCATGCTCATCCGCCTTCTGGAAGTGCTTTCAGGAGAACAGCTG CCAAAGCCCACTAAGGGCCGCATGCGTATCCACTGCCTGGAAAATGTTGATAAAGCCCTGCAGTTTCTCAAGGAGCAAAAGGTCCATCTAGAAAACATGGGCTCACATGACATTGTGGATGGGAATCACCGTCTCACCCTGGGTCTCATCTGGACCATCATCCTTCGCTTCCAG ATCCAGGACATCAGTGTGGAGACGGCGGACAACAAGGAGAAGAAATCAGCCAAAGATGCCCTACTGCTTTGGTGCCAAATGAAAACTGCTGG ATACCCCAATGTCAACATCCACAACTTCACTACCAGCTGGAGAGATGGTCTCGCGTTCAGTGCCATCGTGCACAAACACAG ACCTGACGTGATTGAGTTTGACAACCTGAAGAGGTCCAATGCTCACTACAATCTCCAGAATGCTTTCAATGTGGCTGAGAAGGAACTTGGGCTTACCAAGCTGCTGGACCCAGAAG atgttaaTGTTGATCAGCCTGATGAAAAGTCCATCATTACCTATGTGGCGACCTACTACCATTATTTCTCCAAGATGAAAGCCCTGGCAGTGGAGGGCAAACGAATTGGCAAG GTACTGGACTATGCTATTGAGGCTGATGAGCTGATAGAGAAGTACGAGACCCTTGCCTCAGAGCTGCTGCAGTGGATTGAGCAGACCATAGGGACGCTCAACGACCGGCAGCTAGCTAACTCACTAAACGCTGTGCAGAACCAGCTCCAGGCTTTCAACTCCTACCGGACTGTGGAGAAACCCCCCAA ATTTACAGAGAAGGGAAACTTGGAAGTTCTTCTCTTCACTATCCAGAGCAAGATGAGGGCAAACAATCAGAAAGTCTACATCCCAAGAGAGGGCAAACTCATCTCAGACATCAATAAG GCATGGGAGCGACTGGAAAAGGCCGAGCATGAACGAGAGCTGGCACTGAGAAATGAGTTGATTCGCCAGGAGAAGCTGGAGATGCTCGCTGCCCGTTTTGACCGCAAAGCAGCTATGCGGGAGACCTGGCTAAGTGAGAACCAAAGGCTGGTGTCTCAG GACAACTTTGGAACTGACTTGGGAGCCGTGGAAGCTGCCACCCGTAAACATGAAGCAATTGAGACAGACATTGGGGCATATTGGGAGCGTGTGGCTGCTGTGGAGGCTGTTGCCAAAGAGCTGGAAGCAGAGAGGTACCATGATGTGCGACGTGTAATTGCACGAAGGGATAATGTGCTTCGACTCTGGGAATACCTGAAGGAGCTTCTGGCTGCACGCAGAGAGCGGCTGAACGCCCATCGTGACCTACAGAGACTATTTGAGGAGATGCGCTACATCATGGACTGGATGGCAGAGATGAAG GGCCGTCTGCAGTCCCAGGACAGTGGCAAACATTTGCATGATGTGTTAGACCTACTGCAGAAGCACACTCTGGTAGAGGCTGACATTTCAGCTCAGGCAGAGAGGATCAAGGCAGTGCAGGGAGCCGCACAACGATTCACTTCCTATGAACAGG CCTACAAACCATGTGAGCCGGGACTAGTAAGTGAGAAGGTTGACCTGCTTGGTCAAGCCTATGAGGAGCTTGGTCAGCTTGCTGGGAAACGCAGATTGCGCCTCGAGGACTCGCATCGCCTGTGGCAGTTTCTGTGGGATGTGGGAGAGGAGGCGGCCTGGATCAGGGAGCAGGAGCAGATTCTGGCCAGCGGAGACTGTGGACGTGACCTCACTTCTGCCCTTCACCTGCTTAGCAAACATGAGGCCTTCAGGGATGAGATGGCAGCCCGTTTTGGCCCTCTGAGTAACAGCATTGCTGCTGGGGAAGCTTTGGTTCAGGAGGGTCACTTTGGAGCGCCAGAGGTCACCGAGAGGATTGAAGACATCCGTGCCCAGTGGACACATCTGGAAGAG GCAACTAAGCTCAGAGAGCAGAGCCTTAAGGAAGCTGTGGCCCTGCACCAGTTTCAAACGGATGCCAATGACATGGAGGCATGGATCATGGAGACACTTAGACAGGTGTCCAGTCAGGAGGTGGGTCACGATGAGTTTTCCACCCAAACACTCGCTCGCAAGCAGAGGGAGATAGAAGAGGAGATCCAGAGTCACCGCCCCGGCATCGACTCACTGCATGAGCAGGTCCAAGCACTGCCACAGGCTTATATACATTTCCCTGAG GTGGATGGTCGCCTACCTGCTATTGAGCAGCGCTTTGAAGAACTGGAGTCTCTGTCAGCAGCTCGGCGCCAGGCTCTGGAAGGTGCCCTGGCCCTTTACCGCATGTTCAGTGAAGCTGGTGCCTGCCAGCTCTGGGTGGAGGAAAAGGAGCAATGGTTACATGGCATGGAGATCCCTACCAAACTGGAGGACTTAGAGGTGGTGCAGCAGAG GTTCGAGACACTGGAACCTGAGATGAACAACCTAGGCATTCGTGTCGCCGACGTGAACCAGGTTGCCGAGCAGCTGTTGAGCTCCGACAACTGTAGCAAAGCCCAAATCAACCAGACACGAGACCAACTGCACAACCG ATGGAAGGAGTTCGAACAACTTGCTGGCCAAAAGAAAATAGCTCTGGAGTCGGCCCTTAACATCCAGAACTACCACTTGGAGTGTAATGAGATCCAAACTTGGATGAAGGAAAAGACCAAAGTGATTGAATCCACCCAGAGCCTGGGCAATGACCTGGCTGGAGTGATGGCACTGCAACGCAAACTCACTGGCATGGAGAGAGACCTGGAGGCCATTCAG GGCAAACTGGATGACCTTACAAACGAGGCTGAAAAGCTGGCCACGGAACATCCAGATCAGGCTGGAGAGATCCAAGGACATCTGGCAGGAATTCAAGATGTGTGGGAGGAGTTGAACGCTACCATGAAGCGGCGTGAGGAGTCATTGGGCGAAGCCAGCAAGCTGCAGGGCTTCCTTAGGGATCTGGATGACTTCCAATCCTGGCTGTCCCGCACCCAGACAGCCGTGGCCTCGGAGGACATCCCCACCTCTCTGGCAGAGGCTGAGAGTTTGCTAGCCCAACATGAAAATATCAAGAATGAGGTGGATAACTATAAGGAGGACTACGAAAAGATGCGGGCGGTTGGTGAGGAGGTGACCCAAGGTCAAACTGATGCCCAGTACATGTTCTTGGCCCAAAGGCTCCAGGCACTTGACACTGGCTGGCATGAGTTGCGTCGCATGTGGGAAAACCGCCACAGTCTTTTGGCCCAAGCCTTTGACTACCAGACTTTCTTGAGAGACGCAAAGCAGGCAGAGGCTTTCCTCAACAGCCAG GAGTATGTGCTGTCCCACATAGAGATGCCCACCAGCCTTCAGGGAGCAGAGGAGGCCATTAAAAAGCATGAGGATTTTCTCACCACCACAGAGGCCAGTGAGGAGAAGATTACTGGTGTGGTTGAGGCTGGACGGCGCCTCATTAATGACTGTAATGCAAACTCTGATAAGATCCAGGAAAAAGTTGATTCTATCCAGGAAAG GCATGTTAAGAATAAGGAGGCTGCAAATGAATTGCTGACAAAGCTTAAGGATAACCGTGAACTGCAGCACTTCCTCCAAGATGGACAGgag CTCACATTGTGGATCAATGAGAAGATGCTGACAGCACAGGATATGTCTTATGATGAGGCCAGAAATCTTCACAGCAAGTGGCAGAAACATCAGGCCTTCATGGCAGAGCTGGCCTCCAACAAAGACTGGCTAGACAAAATTGATAAG GAAGGTCAGGCACTGGTGGCGGAGAAGCCGGAGCTGGAACCTGTTGTTCAGCAGACCCTGGAGGACCTCCAGCGTCAGTGGGAGGAGCTGGAGGGCACCACCCGCACCAAGGCCCAGTGCTTGTTTGATGCTAACAGGGCAGAGCTCTTTACACAGAGCTGCTCTGCTCTCGATGTCTGGCTGAAAAACCTTGAGGGTCAGCTGTATAGCGACGACTATGGCAAAGATTTAACTAGTGTCAACATCCTGCTCAAAAAACACCAG ATGCTTGAGCACCAGATGGAGGTCAGAGAGAAGGAGGTGCAATCCCTCCAGTCTCAGGCTCTGGCCCTGTCCCAGGAGGACGCTGGACTTGCTGAGGTAGATGGTCAGCAAAGGCGAGTCACTGATAACTTCTCCAACCTTCAGGATCCTCTCGAACTGAGGAGACAGCGACTACTCGCCTCCAAAGAAGCACATCAATTCAACAGAGATCTGGAGGATGAAATT CTATGGGTGAAAGAGAGGATGCCCCTGGCGGACTCCACAGACCATGGAAAAGACCTGCCCACCGTACAGCTGCTTATCAAGAAGAACCAG ACATTGCAGAAGGAGATCCAGGGCCACCAGCCACGCATCGATGACATCCATAGACGAGGCAAGACTCAGAGCCAGGTAGATGGTGAGAGACAGTCCGTCCTAGAGGAGCGCCTTGTTGAGTTGCAGGACCTCTGGGACCAGCTGATAGCTGAGACAGACAAGCGCCATGCCCGCCTTATAGAGGCCAATCGCGCCCAGCAGTTCTATACTGATGCAGCGGAGGCGGAGGCGTGGATGGGAGAACAAGAGTTACACATGATGTCAGAGGAAAAAGCCAAG GATGAGCAAAGTGCACTAGTGATGGTCAAGAAGCACCAGACCTTGGAACAGGCACTTGAAGACTACGCCCAAACCATTCACCAACTCGCCAACAGCAGCCGTCTCATGGTCACCAGTGAACATCCAGAGAG CGAGAGAATCACCTTAAGGCAAGCTCAAGTTGACAAACTGTATGCAGGGTTGAAAGACCTCGCTGAGGAGCGTCGTGGGCGGCTTCAGGAGAGACTGCGGCTGACCCAACTGAAGCGGGAGGTGGATGACCTGGAACAGTGGATTGCTGAGAGAGAGGTGGTTGCTGGCTCCCATGAACTAGGACAGGACTATGAACATGTCACA atGCTGAGAGACAAGTTCCGTGAGTTTGCTCGTGACACCAGCACCATCGGCCAAGAGCGTGTAGATGGTGTTAATGGGCTGGCAGATGACCTGATTGAGTCAGGTCATCCTGAGAACGCCAGTGTGGCTGAGTGGAAGGATGGGTTGAACGAGGCTTGGGCCGATCTGCTGGAGCTGattgacacacgcacacaaatgtTAGCAGCCTCCTATGAGTTGCACCGCTTCCATCAGGATGCCATGGAGGTGCTTGGACGTGTtaaggagaagagggaggggcTGCCTTCTGACCTTGGCCGTGATCTCAACACTGTTCAGCATCTACACAGACAGCACAACACTTTTGAAAATGACATCCAGGCCTTAAGTGGACAG GTGAACCAGGTGCAAGATGATGCAGCACGGCTGCAGAAGGCTTATGCTGGGGAGAAAGCTGATGACATTAACAGGAGTGAGCATGCTGTGACTTCTGCCTGGGAGGGCCTGCTTGAGGCCGGTCAGGCCCGCAGGCTCCTTCTGCTGGACACTGTGGAGAAGTTCCGCTTCTTCAACATGGTGCGAGACCTCATGCTCTGGATGGACGGTGTCAACCTGCAGATAGATGCACATGACAGTCCCAG GGATGTGTCTTCTGCAGGGCTGGTCATTGCCAATCATCAGGACATCAAGTCAGAGATTGAGACCAGAGCAGACAGCTTTACTGCCTGTATTGAGATGGGAAATACTCTTATCAACAATAATCACTATGCAGCTGATGAG ATCCGGGAGAAACTGGCTCAACttcaggaaaagagagagaagatcAACAAAAAGTGGCAAGACAAGATGGACCATTTACAAATTG TGCTGGAGGTGTTGCAGTTTGGACGCGATGCTTATGTGGCAGAGTCTTGGTTGGCAGGACAAGAACCTCTGGTGCGAGCAGCAGAGCTGGGCTCAAATGTGGATGAGGTAGAGAGCCTAATTAAGCGCCATGAGGCCTTTGAGAAACTTGCCGCAGCCTGGGAAGACCGCTTTGTGCTGTTGGAGAAACTCACTACT CTTGAGGAGCATGagatgcagaggaggagagaggaagaagagagagcaCGGCGACCCCCTACACCACCCCCAGCAGAAGTTGCACAATCTGAAGCAGAAAGTCATGCACATGATTCTGCAGCCAG AACCAGTCTGGACCAGACCACACTTAATCAGTCGGTGTCAGTGAATGGAGTTCACAGCGACAACGACACATCACAG CAGTTATTGTCGCTATCGTTGTCAGTGGGAAAGAAATCAGAGCCTAAACGTGTGTGTAAGCCAAAGCAGCCGGAGCGT GGCTCAGAGACTGAGTCTGTGAACGGACCAGGTAGAGACAGCGGGCTGGCATCCTCTCGCCTGGATCCTTCTGCCACATTACCGAGCAGAGGTGGAGCGGAATCTGAGTCCAATACCATGGAGGGGATGCTCTGTCGAAAACAGGAGATGGAGTCCCACGGCAAAAAGTCAGCTAGCAG GTCCTGGCAGAACGTGTACTGTGTCCTAAGAAAGGGAAGTCTTGGTTTCTATAAAGACGGCAAGAGCGCCAGCAACGGCATTCCATACCACGGCGAGGTACCCATCAGCCTCGGAGAGGCTGTGTGTGAGGTTGCCAACGACTATAAAAAGAGGAAATTTGTATTCAAGCTCAG GCTAGGGGATGGAAAGGAGTATCTGTTCCAAGCAAAGGATGAG GCGGAGATGAGCTCCTGGATCCGTTCCATCATCAGCTCCATTCCAACAGGAACAGAGGACTCGCCCGTAGGTCCAAGGGCCCTCAGCCGTGCCATGACGATGCCTCCCATCTCCCCCAGCTCAGGTGATGCTGGAGGTGTAACAATGCGCAACAAAGATGGGAAAGAGAAGGATCGTGAGAAGAGGTTTAGCTTCTTTGGCAAGAAAAAATAG